The proteins below are encoded in one region of Aeromonas jandaei:
- a CDS encoding ABC transporter permease, whose translation MLPLKALLRLYRSHPWLLLMSLAGLVLGVSLVVAIELLNHSARTNFVAARSQLAGEANYRLAPAGGLDEQLYVQLVTSQPALDAMPQLHGWLKDEEGRSLQLLGMDLFNPGPLRQLFGARPTNQPEFSLTRADNIWLAAPEAERLGWQAGQSRRFVLGGSDGASTRTLTLTLAGTFEPGAVPMERLLITDIGLAQPLLDKAGRLDRIVFKLSDAEARTLQATLQTDYPNQPLWLEPISPALDASQLGDALALNLTALSLLAMAVGLFLVFNAQRFVQSVRRPQLAQLIILGMGPSRVLHWLILELLILATIGTLLGVLLGSLLALALMGQLTQALADLYGPNPIDLLRLSPVSLLKALLIGLLGTLAANLPGWWQLLRQSPLELCAGSSRPPVHPWRRRVLAIAILLLCALCLWLPQTGLSGALFIAGGWLLAMALWLPDALRGLLGWLRRRAGGPLTARLGVAETLYHLDRTAIAVMALQLAIAAAIGIGVMVSSFRSSVEIWLGQRLAADLYVTAPKGVAGNKGTLSDTTLKALLANPLVSAASRRSVHPARWQGQPIEWAQMDFIPQLKAAYPLLAGRWPTRLDEVLASEPLTVRLGVKVGQRLAISGEQGPRQFTVTGVYRDYGSDKGQILHAFEAGAVQSLALFSNDPEQLADRLRERFGEQLNLLSAPAIHSAALKVFDQTFVVTELLKLLILGIAFVGIGSAFMVLGLARRGELQTLQSLGLSPRYCRQLLVWQGAGLGLLTALLALPVGYGLAWVLIEVVNPRAFGWRLAFEAAPLHAVTALLLAPLCGALASWYAARRVV comes from the coding sequence ATGCTGCCACTCAAAGCGCTGCTGCGCCTCTATCGCAGCCACCCTTGGTTGCTGCTGATGAGTCTGGCCGGGCTGGTTTTGGGGGTGTCACTGGTAGTGGCCATCGAGCTGCTCAATCACAGTGCCCGCACCAATTTTGTCGCCGCCCGCAGCCAGCTGGCAGGGGAAGCCAACTACCGGCTGGCCCCCGCTGGTGGGCTGGATGAACAGCTTTATGTACAACTGGTGACCAGCCAGCCCGCCCTCGATGCCATGCCCCAGCTCCATGGCTGGCTCAAGGATGAAGAGGGGCGCAGCCTTCAACTGCTTGGGATGGATCTCTTCAACCCCGGCCCCCTGCGCCAGCTGTTTGGCGCCCGCCCCACGAACCAACCCGAGTTCTCCTTAACCCGTGCCGACAACATCTGGCTGGCGGCCCCCGAAGCGGAGCGCCTTGGCTGGCAAGCGGGCCAGAGCCGCCGCTTTGTGCTGGGCGGCAGTGATGGCGCCAGCACCCGAACCCTGACCCTGACGCTGGCGGGCACGTTCGAACCGGGCGCCGTGCCCATGGAGCGGCTACTGATAACCGATATCGGCCTCGCCCAGCCCCTGCTGGATAAGGCGGGTCGGCTCGATCGCATCGTTTTCAAGCTAAGCGACGCCGAGGCTCGCACCCTGCAGGCCACCCTGCAAACCGATTACCCGAACCAGCCCCTGTGGCTTGAGCCCATCAGCCCGGCGCTCGATGCCAGCCAGCTTGGCGATGCGCTGGCCCTCAATCTGACGGCGCTGTCATTGCTCGCCATGGCGGTGGGATTGTTTCTGGTGTTCAACGCCCAGCGATTTGTCCAGAGCGTGCGCCGCCCCCAGCTGGCCCAGTTGATCATTCTGGGGATGGGGCCGAGCCGGGTGCTCCACTGGCTCATTTTGGAGCTACTTATTCTTGCCACCATCGGCACCCTGCTCGGGGTGCTGCTCGGCAGCCTGTTGGCGCTGGCGCTGATGGGGCAACTGACCCAGGCGCTGGCCGATCTCTATGGGCCCAACCCCATCGATCTGTTGCGCCTCTCCCCTGTCAGCCTGCTCAAGGCGCTGTTGATCGGGCTGCTCGGCACGCTGGCCGCCAACCTGCCCGGCTGGTGGCAACTGCTGCGCCAATCCCCCCTCGAACTGTGTGCCGGAAGCAGCCGCCCCCCCGTGCATCCGTGGCGACGGCGCGTGCTGGCCATCGCCATCTTGCTGCTGTGCGCTCTGTGCCTATGGTTGCCGCAAACGGGTCTGAGTGGCGCCCTGTTTATCGCCGGCGGCTGGCTGCTGGCCATGGCGCTCTGGCTGCCCGATGCCCTGCGCGGCCTGCTTGGCTGGTTGCGACGGCGCGCGGGCGGCCCGCTCACCGCCCGGCTCGGGGTGGCCGAGACCCTCTATCACCTCGATCGCACCGCCATCGCTGTGATGGCGTTGCAGCTGGCCATCGCGGCGGCCATCGGCATCGGGGTCATGGTGTCGAGTTTTCGCTCCAGCGTGGAGATCTGGCTCGGCCAGCGTCTGGCCGCCGATCTCTATGTCACCGCCCCCAAGGGGGTGGCGGGCAACAAGGGCACCTTGAGCGATACAACCCTTAAGGCCCTGCTCGCCAATCCGCTGGTGAGCGCTGCCTCGCGCCGCTCGGTGCATCCTGCCCGCTGGCAGGGGCAGCCCATCGAGTGGGCGCAGATGGACTTTATCCCCCAGCTTAAAGCGGCCTATCCGCTGCTGGCCGGACGCTGGCCGACCCGCCTCGACGAGGTGCTGGCGAGCGAACCGTTGACGGTGCGCCTCGGGGTCAAGGTAGGCCAGAGGTTGGCGATCAGTGGCGAGCAGGGGCCAAGGCAGTTCACCGTCACCGGTGTCTATCGGGACTACGGCAGCGACAAGGGGCAGATCCTGCATGCCTTCGAGGCGGGAGCAGTGCAATCCCTCGCACTCTTTAGCAACGACCCCGAGCAGCTGGCCGACCGCCTGCGCGAGCGCTTTGGCGAGCAGCTCAATCTGCTCTCCGCCCCCGCCATTCACAGCGCGGCGCTCAAGGTGTTTGACCAGACCTTTGTAGTGACCGAGCTATTGAAACTGCTGATCCTCGGCATCGCCTTTGTCGGCATTGGCTCGGCCTTTATGGTGCTGGGGCTGGCGCGCCGTGGTGAGCTGCAGACCTTGCAAAGTCTGGGCCTGAGCCCCCGCTACTGCCGCCAGCTGCTGGTGTGGCAAGGGGCGGGATTGGGGCTGCTTACCGCCCTGCTGGCCCTGCCGGTGGGGTATGGCCTCGCCTGGGTGCTGATCGAGGTGGTCAACCCGCGCGCCTTTGGCTGGCGCCTCGCCTTCGAGGCCGCCCCCCTTCATGCGGTCACCGCCCTCTTGCTGGCGCCGCTGTGCGGGGCACTGGCCTCCTGGTATGCAGCAAGGAGAGTGGTATGA
- a CDS encoding ABC transporter ATP-binding protein, giving the protein MLTLRNLCKSFDNGSERLPLFHHLDLALPAGEITLLLGQSGCGKSTLLNLIAGLIAPDEGEIWLGETRIDTRSPDERARLRGRHFGIVYQDFNLLPTLTVAENLALPLAINGLPPDEARIDQLLQRLDMSHKRHAWPEQLSGGQRQRVALARALIHQPQWLLADEPTGSLDEHNAEQVMALMVAAVRGTGAGLLLVSHNPAYAALADRVLRLEGGQLIELKGPRHD; this is encoded by the coding sequence ATGCTGACCCTGCGCAACCTCTGCAAGAGCTTCGATAACGGCAGTGAACGACTGCCGCTGTTCCACCATCTCGATCTCGCCCTTCCCGCTGGCGAGATCACCCTGCTGCTGGGTCAAAGCGGCTGCGGCAAATCGACCCTGCTCAATCTGATCGCCGGGCTGATTGCACCGGACGAAGGGGAGATCTGGCTGGGGGAGACCCGGATCGACACCCGCTCCCCCGACGAGCGGGCGCGCCTGCGGGGCCGCCATTTCGGTATCGTCTATCAGGATTTCAACCTGCTGCCGACCCTGACGGTGGCCGAGAATCTGGCCCTGCCGCTGGCCATCAACGGGCTGCCACCGGATGAGGCCAGGATTGACCAGTTGCTGCAACGGCTCGATATGAGCCACAAGCGCCATGCCTGGCCGGAGCAGCTCTCCGGCGGTCAGCGTCAGCGGGTGGCGCTGGCCCGCGCCCTGATCCATCAGCCCCAGTGGCTGCTCGCCGACGAGCCCACCGGCAGCCTCGATGAGCACAATGCCGAACAGGTGATGGCGTTGATGGTGGCGGCGGTACGGGGCACAGGTGCAGGCTTGCTGCTGGTGAGCCACAACCCCGCCTATGCCGCGCTGGCAGACAGAGTGCTGCGCCTTGAAGGGGGCCAACTTATCGAGCTCAAGGGGCCCCGTCATGACTAA
- a CDS encoding DUF4357 domain-containing protein has product MLHKQVSFIIDSKGNKQAAVVPIEIYNELMTLQKALSDNRPGERELYHFNGKGAEAHGYPVGKRQNPGFMVLAGSTANGEDAASLREAVIELRLELLEKGILVPRSEGGFLFTADQLFNSPSLAASLVAGNNRSGLDAWQNSAGYTLKQSGFGKK; this is encoded by the coding sequence ATGTTACACAAGCAAGTCAGTTTTATCATCGATAGCAAGGGGAACAAGCAGGCGGCCGTCGTCCCCATCGAGATCTACAACGAGCTGATGACCCTGCAAAAGGCGCTCTCCGACAATCGTCCCGGGGAGCGTGAGCTCTACCACTTCAACGGCAAGGGGGCCGAAGCTCACGGTTATCCGGTGGGCAAGCGGCAAAATCCGGGCTTTATGGTGCTGGCCGGTTCCACTGCCAATGGCGAGGATGCCGCCTCTCTGCGCGAGGCGGTGATCGAGCTGCGACTGGAGCTGCTGGAGAAGGGCATTCTGGTGCCCCGCAGCGAAGGGGGCTTTCTCTTTACTGCCGATCAGCTGTTCAACAGCCCGAGTCTGGCCGCGAGCCTGGTAGCAGGCAACAACCGAAGCGGTCTGGATGCCTGGCAAAACAGCGCGGGTTATACCCTGAAACAGTCCGGTTTTGGCAAGAAGTGA
- a CDS encoding Bcr/CflA family multidrug efflux MFS transporter, giving the protein MPQTAPTRASALSPRFLFILLGALAGLTPLAVDMYLPAIPAIARDLATSIDGAQLTISAFLGGFAIGQLFYGPLADSYGRKPVILAGLVMFAIASVGCAMADSLPELLAYRMLQAAGGAAGSVVVNALLRDLFEKDAFSRAMSFVILVMTLAPLVAPVVGGYISAHASWRVIFWLLVGISLLICLVMQWKIEETLKPEHRQPLKIGQILKNYWGVLSHRGAMGYVLCGSLSSSGMFAFLSGSPYVYIEYFKVPTEHYGWLFGLNILLMMVVTFANSRLVKGVGAERMLQYGLLVLPCAGALLVYNAWSQTGGLWGIVIPVVLFVGHISLVGANAMTGLMGHFPQAAGTASALAGTLRFGIGALVGILVNLNPPHSPLPMAIAIACCGVGSALSYWLLTGHKAH; this is encoded by the coding sequence ATGCCCCAAACCGCTCCGACCCGGGCCTCCGCCCTCTCCCCCCGTTTTCTCTTTATCCTGCTGGGTGCGCTGGCGGGCCTGACCCCGCTCGCGGTTGATATGTATCTGCCGGCTATTCCGGCCATTGCCCGGGATCTGGCCACCAGCATCGACGGTGCCCAGCTCACTATCAGCGCCTTTTTGGGCGGCTTTGCCATCGGCCAGCTCTTTTACGGCCCGCTCGCCGACAGCTATGGCCGCAAGCCGGTGATCCTGGCGGGGCTGGTGATGTTTGCCATCGCCTCGGTCGGTTGTGCCATGGCGGACTCCCTGCCTGAATTGCTGGCCTATCGGATGCTGCAGGCGGCGGGCGGCGCTGCGGGGTCGGTAGTGGTCAATGCCCTGCTGCGCGATCTGTTTGAGAAGGATGCCTTTTCCCGCGCCATGTCGTTCGTCATTCTGGTGATGACGCTGGCTCCGCTGGTGGCACCTGTGGTGGGGGGTTACATCAGTGCCCATGCCAGCTGGCGGGTGATCTTCTGGCTGCTGGTGGGGATCAGCCTGCTGATCTGTCTGGTGATGCAGTGGAAAATCGAGGAGACCCTGAAACCCGAGCACCGTCAGCCGCTCAAGATCGGCCAGATCCTCAAGAACTACTGGGGTGTGCTCTCCCATCGCGGTGCCATGGGCTATGTGTTGTGCGGCTCCCTCTCAAGCTCCGGCATGTTCGCCTTCTTAAGCGGCTCACCCTACGTCTATATCGAGTATTTCAAGGTGCCGACCGAGCATTACGGCTGGCTGTTTGGCCTCAATATCCTGCTAATGATGGTGGTGACCTTCGCCAACAGCCGACTGGTGAAAGGGGTGGGCGCCGAGCGGATGCTGCAATACGGCCTGCTGGTACTGCCCTGCGCGGGCGCCCTGCTGGTCTACAACGCCTGGAGCCAGACTGGCGGCCTGTGGGGCATCGTCATTCCGGTGGTACTGTTTGTCGGTCATATCAGTCTGGTGGGCGCCAACGCTATGACCGGCCTGATGGGCCACTTCCCGCAAGCGGCGGGCACCGCCTCGGCACTGGCCGGCACCCTGCGCTTTGGCATCGGCGCGCTGGTCGGCATTCTGGTCAACCTCAACCCGCCCCACTCGCCACTGCCGATGGCCATTGCCATCGCCTGCTGCGGGGTCGGTTCAGCCCTCAGCTACTGGCTGCTCACCGGCCACAAGGCACACTGA
- a CDS encoding FAD-dependent oxidoreductase, whose translation MSDNNKKHIAVLGAGPAGLMAAWRLRRAGFAVTLFEQEPVVGGMCATQTFKGCDGEYRFDYGGHRFITKNPELLAFIDELMGDDLLHAERKSVIRFGGRTYDYPLNLPNLLKTAPLALMAGAVKDLLLLPFAKKPDDFAKASFAEWIQSHFGRTLYRQFFEGYTGKLWGINPDKLSADWAGQRISLIDLKDVARRLLPRRNGSISVRTYARKYRYPKYGFGQIFTTLGERLVAEGVELKTGATITRLEQADGRIERVYWKQDDIEQSERFDLVISTLPLPLTCQHLGLPCDLHYRSLRFVNMPLKQENLSDNTWQYLSDPHILATRLQEPRRRSPFMAPQGQTSVMLEIPCNPGDATWQAPLSDLRGRVTADLASLGVDTQKLGDETFEARSEYAYPLMDLGYQARRNEAIKALMPMTNLIMTGRQGTFRYIFTDTAMEMGMMAADMVIDGVDRRHAIFNHRNENTVIETQSVA comes from the coding sequence ATGAGCGATAACAACAAGAAGCACATTGCCGTGCTGGGCGCCGGCCCTGCCGGTTTGATGGCCGCCTGGCGCCTGCGCCGCGCCGGTTTTGCAGTCACCCTGTTCGAGCAGGAGCCGGTGGTCGGCGGCATGTGCGCCACCCAGACCTTCAAGGGGTGCGATGGGGAGTATCGCTTTGACTACGGCGGCCACCGCTTTATCACCAAGAACCCCGAGCTGCTCGCCTTTATCGACGAGCTGATGGGGGACGACCTGCTCCACGCCGAGCGCAAGAGCGTGATCCGCTTTGGCGGGCGCACCTATGACTACCCATTGAACCTGCCCAACTTGCTCAAAACGGCGCCGCTCGCCCTGATGGCCGGTGCGGTGAAAGACTTGCTGCTGTTGCCCTTTGCCAAGAAGCCGGATGATTTTGCCAAGGCGAGCTTTGCCGAGTGGATCCAGAGCCACTTTGGCCGCACCCTCTACCGCCAGTTCTTCGAGGGTTACACCGGCAAACTGTGGGGCATCAACCCGGACAAGCTCTCCGCTGACTGGGCCGGCCAGCGTATCAGCCTCATCGATCTCAAAGACGTGGCGCGTCGCCTGCTGCCAAGACGCAACGGGAGTATCTCGGTGCGCACCTATGCCCGCAAATACCGCTACCCGAAATATGGCTTCGGCCAGATATTCACCACCCTGGGGGAGCGGCTGGTGGCAGAGGGCGTTGAGCTGAAAACCGGCGCCACCATCACACGCCTTGAGCAGGCCGATGGCCGCATCGAACGTGTTTATTGGAAACAAGATGACATTGAGCAGAGCGAGCGCTTTGATCTGGTGATCTCCACCCTGCCGCTGCCGCTCACCTGCCAGCATCTGGGCTTGCCGTGCGATCTGCACTACCGGTCGCTTCGCTTCGTCAATATGCCGCTCAAACAAGAGAACCTGTCGGACAACACCTGGCAGTACCTCTCCGACCCCCATATTCTGGCGACCCGCTTGCAGGAGCCGCGCCGCCGCAGCCCCTTTATGGCGCCCCAGGGCCAGACATCGGTGATGCTGGAGATCCCCTGCAATCCGGGGGATGCCACCTGGCAGGCACCGCTCTCTGATCTGCGCGGTCGGGTCACCGCTGATCTGGCGAGCCTCGGCGTTGATACCCAGAAGCTTGGCGATGAGACCTTCGAAGCCCGCAGCGAGTACGCCTATCCGCTGATGGATCTCGGCTATCAGGCCCGTCGCAACGAAGCGATCAAGGCGCTGATGCCCATGACCAACCTCATCATGACCGGCCGTCAGGGGACATTCCGCTATATCTTCACCGACACCGCCATGGAGATGGGGATGATGGCCGCCGACATGGTGATCGACGGGGTGGACAGACGCCACGCCATCTTTAACCATCGCAACGAAAATACCGTGATTGAAACCCAGAGCGTGGCCTGA